One Leptospira wolbachii serovar Codice str. CDC genomic region harbors:
- a CDS encoding LIC10235 family protein — protein MEPQKVGPGQIDKIAEDLKKDPEKSIGNYLFKGFRIQISKYKASGAERVQQLYKRRRAQGLCIVCGTKVTRKNPVTGILYRLCDTHRAEIDQKNKEKAKAKKGK, from the coding sequence ATGGAACCACAAAAAGTAGGCCCAGGACAGATCGACAAAATTGCAGAGGATTTGAAAAAAGATCCTGAAAAATCCATTGGAAATTACCTTTTCAAAGGTTTCAGAATTCAAATCTCTAAATACAAAGCTTCCGGAGCAGAAAGAGTACAACAACTCTACAAAAGAAGAAGAGCTCAAGGTCTTTGCATCGTTTGTGGAACTAAAGTAACTCGTAAAAATCCGGTAACAGGAATCCTTTACAGACTTTGTGACACACACAGAGCAGAAATTGACCAAAAAAACAAAGAAAAAGCAAAAGCTAAAAAAGGAAAATAA
- a CDS encoding FliI/YscN family ATPase, whose amino-acid sequence MIEKKFTEHIDAISKYLNVVEKIEPIRKSGVVVSVVGNVIYSQGPPDSKVGEILEVERGSDKGYLACVLVGFKDHLYTLMPLGDTQQIFPHAFVFSSGRQITLNAGPELLGRVLNGLGKPIDNKGILITKEERPSEPRFLNPLDRPPITDILETGVRAIDGMLTVGRGQRIGIFSGSGVGKSSLLGMIARYTNADVNVVALIGERGREVNEFLHVELGKEALAKSVVFVATSDSSKMEQVSCANLACSAAEYFREKGMSVNLYMDSLTRYAEALRELSIGEPVVTKGYASSVFSKMAKLVERAGTSHNGGSITGFYTVLTDAEDDMDDIVADKVRGFIDGHIVLTRKLAEQSHYPAIDVPASLSRLMQKIVNEDHYMRASIVRELISKYKNSEDIILLNAYVRGADEKVDMAIDKKSQIDDYLKQRIEEKSNYNDSTNRLTKILQSATRTEDDF is encoded by the coding sequence ATGATTGAAAAGAAATTTACGGAACATATCGATGCCATTTCCAAATACCTGAATGTCGTCGAAAAAATTGAACCCATCCGAAAAAGTGGGGTCGTTGTATCTGTGGTGGGCAATGTCATTTATTCCCAAGGACCTCCCGATTCTAAGGTGGGAGAAATTTTAGAAGTGGAACGAGGTTCTGACAAAGGATACTTAGCCTGCGTCCTTGTGGGTTTTAAAGATCATCTCTACACCTTGATGCCGCTAGGTGATACACAACAGATATTTCCTCATGCCTTTGTATTTTCTTCTGGTAGACAAATCACCCTCAATGCTGGACCAGAACTCTTAGGACGCGTGTTAAACGGTCTTGGCAAACCCATCGATAACAAAGGAATTCTCATTACCAAAGAAGAAAGACCTTCCGAACCTCGGTTCTTAAATCCACTCGATCGCCCACCAATCACAGATATTCTGGAAACAGGAGTTCGAGCCATTGATGGAATGTTAACTGTCGGCCGTGGGCAAAGGATTGGAATTTTTTCTGGATCGGGAGTAGGAAAATCAAGTTTACTCGGTATGATCGCTCGTTATACGAACGCTGATGTAAACGTTGTGGCTCTCATTGGCGAAAGGGGTCGTGAGGTAAATGAATTCTTACATGTAGAACTTGGTAAAGAAGCCTTAGCCAAATCGGTTGTCTTTGTAGCTACTTCCGATTCATCTAAAATGGAGCAAGTGAGTTGTGCCAATTTAGCTTGTTCTGCAGCCGAATACTTCCGGGAAAAAGGAATGTCTGTTAATTTGTATATGGACTCTCTCACTCGTTACGCGGAAGCACTGAGAGAACTTTCGATTGGGGAACCGGTGGTTACAAAAGGATATGCATCCAGCGTATTTAGCAAAATGGCAAAACTTGTAGAAAGAGCAGGAACTTCACATAACGGAGGTTCGATTACTGGTTTTTATACAGTTTTAACGGATGCAGAAGATGATATGGATGATATTGTGGCAGATAAAGTGCGAGGATTCATTGACGGACACATTGTCCTTACAAGAAAACTTGCCGAACAAAGTCACTATCCGGCGATTGATGTGCCAGCTTCTCTTTCTAGGCTTATGCAAAAGATTGTAAATGAAGACCACTATATGCGAGCCTCTATTGTCCGAGAATTGATTTCTAAATACAAAAACTCTGAAGATATTATTTTGCTTAATGCCTATGTTCGCGGTGCCGACGAAAAAGTGGATATGGCTATTGATAAAAAATCTCAGATTGATGATTATCTGAAACAAAGGATTGAAGAAAAGTCCAACTACAACGATTCAACCAACCGACTTACAAAAATTTTACAATCTGCAACTCGTACTGAGGACGATTTCTAA
- a CDS encoding SpoIIE family protein phosphatase — MSYKHLHRVGLAFVLLGLTALPLFATSPAEIVRKSQGNPVHLEGEWDFYPQTFLSETSEVPETKLQLLVPGIWNSELGTGNGFGTYRLVLERPEGTDPDTVYGIKLVDLATASRVYWNGKLLGSSGVVSKNPEESRPSYQFQFYPLPWKEGPNELLVEISNYHHDKGGMWEPPYVGEWNKLFKENEKDLASSLFLAGAVFIIALYHFGLFYFRRSDKGNLLFGFAALLLSLRTLFTGERFGFNELSPYISWNLCLRIEYLTFYLTPYLFFAFFREFYPNFYPRWMDRLLLVPTLIFISFLLVLPTPIYTELNGYFHIVFLLGILLILQGVFRAVINRKESSLLFAVGIISVVIAASIDLLNAYQIVYTVEAIPIGIFVFILVQSLTLSRRFSRAFSEVETLSKRLLALDKLKDEFLANTSHELKTPLNGIIGIAESMFDGIGGRLNQEQRQNLGMIVSSGKRLSSLVDDILDFSKMKNRDLDLDLKAIDLHQICDLVLVISRPLYVTKNLTVRNHVPMDFPPILGDEARLQQILFNLIGNAIKFTEKGRIDVSAEIMEKMLVLSIKDTGIGIPKDKFNDIFRSFEQVDATTTRKFGGTGLGLAISKRLVELHGGTIWVESTEGEGSTFRFTLPLAREGEIPMEKPPAKKTDLWFGGESLEFEPIEETTEEYDGGKIKVLVVDDEPINRQVLKNHLTLIGCDVHEASNGGDAIRMVRDDGPFELMLLDIMMPGMSGYDVCTVLRESYSLYQLPILFLTAKNQITDIIASLEAGGNDYLAKPFDKRELISRAKNLITLKKAVEEQNKFIAFQNELGLARKLQSSILPEEAPNIVGIKTEFYYEPMDSVGGDFFDFHAISETELGVMVADVSGHGIPAALISAMLKIAFSTQIRLSREPAQLMTQINSTLLGKMKGAFLTASYIYINLETKEMIHARCGHPPLIINRRGESKPKLSLPQGKLIGWIPELDIQEDIVSLHPGDRIVLYTDGITEATNAEKEMIGQENWESIVQRYSGYPISESKRLLLEKIKEFTGNRSPDDDVTLVVLEIE; from the coding sequence TTGTCCTATAAACACTTACATCGAGTTGGTTTGGCGTTTGTCCTTCTTGGCCTAACGGCACTTCCATTATTTGCGACTTCTCCCGCCGAGATTGTGCGGAAAAGCCAGGGAAATCCAGTCCACTTAGAAGGGGAATGGGATTTTTATCCCCAAACTTTCCTCTCAGAAACGAGCGAAGTTCCCGAAACCAAACTGCAACTTTTAGTTCCCGGGATTTGGAATTCAGAACTGGGGACAGGGAATGGGTTTGGAACCTACCGGTTGGTTTTGGAAAGGCCTGAGGGAACCGATCCAGACACAGTGTATGGAATCAAACTTGTGGATTTGGCCACAGCATCCCGCGTGTATTGGAATGGGAAACTCCTTGGGTCTTCTGGTGTGGTTTCCAAAAATCCCGAAGAGTCCAGACCCTCTTACCAATTTCAATTCTATCCGCTTCCTTGGAAGGAAGGACCTAACGAACTATTGGTGGAAATTTCGAACTACCATCATGACAAGGGTGGAATGTGGGAACCGCCTTACGTCGGTGAGTGGAACAAACTTTTTAAAGAAAATGAAAAAGACTTAGCTTCTTCTTTATTTTTAGCTGGGGCCGTATTTATCATTGCCTTATACCACTTCGGATTATTTTATTTTAGGCGATCGGACAAAGGAAATTTACTTTTTGGATTTGCTGCCCTTCTTTTATCTTTGCGCACATTATTTACTGGGGAAAGGTTTGGATTCAATGAATTGTCTCCCTATATCAGTTGGAACCTTTGTCTCCGAATTGAATACCTGACGTTTTATTTAACACCCTATCTTTTCTTTGCTTTTTTTCGTGAGTTTTATCCTAACTTTTATCCGCGTTGGATGGATCGACTTCTCCTGGTCCCAACCTTAATTTTTATCAGTTTCCTTTTGGTTTTACCAACTCCCATTTATACAGAGTTAAATGGTTACTTCCATATTGTATTTTTATTGGGAATCCTTTTGATTTTACAAGGGGTATTCCGTGCGGTAATCAATCGAAAAGAGAGTAGTTTGTTATTTGCTGTTGGGATCATTTCTGTGGTGATTGCGGCTTCTATTGATTTACTCAATGCCTATCAGATTGTGTATACAGTGGAAGCGATTCCTATCGGAATTTTTGTATTTATTTTAGTGCAATCTTTAACACTTTCTAGACGGTTTAGCCGTGCTTTTTCGGAAGTAGAAACTCTTTCGAAAAGACTTCTTGCCTTAGACAAACTAAAAGATGAGTTTTTGGCAAATACTTCTCACGAATTAAAAACACCGCTGAATGGGATCATTGGTATCGCCGAATCTATGTTTGATGGTATTGGGGGAAGGTTAAACCAAGAACAAAGACAGAATTTAGGGATGATTGTGAGTTCAGGGAAACGTTTGTCTTCCCTCGTGGATGATATTTTGGACTTTTCCAAAATGAAAAATAGAGATTTGGATTTAGATCTCAAGGCCATAGACCTCCACCAAATTTGTGATTTAGTTCTTGTGATCTCACGTCCACTTTATGTAACAAAAAATCTAACAGTGCGAAATCACGTTCCTATGGATTTTCCTCCGATTCTCGGCGACGAGGCAAGGTTGCAACAAATCTTATTCAATCTAATCGGTAACGCGATTAAATTTACAGAGAAGGGTCGCATTGATGTTTCTGCAGAAATTATGGAGAAGATGTTAGTTCTTTCCATAAAGGATACAGGGATTGGAATTCCAAAAGATAAATTTAACGATATTTTTAGATCTTTTGAACAAGTGGATGCGACCACCACACGTAAGTTTGGTGGAACGGGACTTGGTCTTGCTATCTCCAAACGTTTAGTAGAGTTACATGGCGGAACGATATGGGTGGAATCTACGGAAGGGGAAGGTTCTACTTTTCGATTCACTCTTCCTTTGGCAAGGGAAGGGGAAATCCCAATGGAAAAACCGCCAGCCAAAAAAACGGATTTATGGTTCGGTGGTGAGTCTCTCGAATTTGAACCGATTGAAGAAACAACAGAAGAATATGATGGGGGAAAAATCAAAGTCCTCGTTGTGGATGATGAACCCATCAACCGCCAAGTCCTCAAAAACCATCTTACACTCATTGGTTGTGATGTCCATGAGGCGTCCAACGGTGGGGATGCCATCCGTATGGTGCGTGATGATGGTCCGTTTGAGCTAATGCTCCTGGATATTATGATGCCTGGAATGAGTGGGTATGATGTTTGTACGGTATTACGGGAATCTTATTCTTTATACCAACTTCCCATTTTGTTTTTAACGGCAAAAAACCAGATCACCGATATCATTGCCTCTTTGGAAGCTGGTGGAAATGACTATTTGGCAAAACCTTTCGACAAACGAGAGTTAATTTCTCGTGCTAAGAACTTAATCACTTTAAAAAAGGCAGTAGAAGAACAAAACAAATTCATCGCCTTCCAAAATGAGCTTGGTCTTGCAAGAAAACTCCAAAGTTCCATTCTTCCTGAAGAAGCGCCGAACATCGTTGGTATCAAAACAGAATTTTATTATGAACCCATGGACAGTGTGGGAGGGGACTTTTTTGACTTCCATGCGATCTCGGAGACGGAACTTGGTGTGATGGTTGCTGACGTGTCGGGCCATGGAATTCCTGCAGCTCTCATCTCTGCGATGTTAAAGATTGCTTTCTCCACTCAAATTCGTTTGTCCAGAGAACCGGCTCAACTCATGACCCAAATCAATTCTACCTTGCTTGGAAAAATGAAAGGAGCCTTCTTAACCGCATCTTATATCTACATTAATTTGGAAACAAAGGAAATGATCCACGCACGGTGCGGTCACCCACCTCTAATCATCAACCGCAGAGGGGAATCCAAACCGAAACTCAGTTTACCACAAGGAAAACTTATCGGTTGGATTCCTGAATTAGATATTCAAGAAGATATAGTCTCTCTTCATCCCGGAGATCGCATTGTTTTGTATACGGATGGGATTACAGAAGCAACGAATGCAGAAAAAGAAATGATTGGTCAGGAAAATTGGGAAAGTATCGTGCAAAGATATAGTGGATACCCTATTTCAGAATCCAAACGGTTGTTACTCGAAAAGATCAAAGAATTCACTGGGAACCGATCTCCCGATGATGATGTGACTTTGGTGGTCTTGGAAATTGAATAG
- a CDS encoding flagellar export protein FliJ → MKRFRFSLETVLKLRGWREEEEIRRLSIVVSKLNSLIDEKDSNEREIESSYEAILASSKVGTSLSDYLSIEQYIQGLMRRNEELETRIKTQNDEVNLVRKDVMVARMNKKVIEVLKDKRFTEWKKKRNRMERREVEEFNLQLSKQSLFDSTESYGPAKSKKIPKTFKILNREDGGDELTSDFKTLRDFYEKYYLGQGKS, encoded by the coding sequence GTGAAACGATTTCGTTTTAGTTTAGAGACAGTTCTCAAATTACGAGGTTGGCGGGAAGAAGAAGAAATCCGCCGGCTCTCTATAGTTGTCTCCAAACTCAATTCCCTCATTGACGAAAAAGATTCCAATGAAAGAGAAATTGAATCTTCTTACGAAGCCATCCTTGCTTCCTCAAAAGTGGGAACAAGCCTTTCCGATTACCTTTCCATCGAACAATACATCCAAGGTCTTATGCGGCGCAATGAGGAATTGGAAACACGTATCAAAACCCAAAATGACGAAGTCAATTTGGTTCGTAAAGATGTGATGGTTGCGCGAATGAATAAAAAGGTAATCGAAGTTTTAAAAGACAAACGATTTACTGAGTGGAAGAAAAAACGAAACCGGATGGAACGAAGAGAAGTTGAAGAATTTAACCTTCAACTAAGCAAACAATCATTATTCGATTCGACAGAAAGTTATGGGCCGGCAAAATCTAAAAAGATCCCAAAAACTTTCAAAATTCTGAACCGTGAGGACGGGGGTGACGAACTCACATCCGACTTCAAAACTCTTCGTGATTTTTATGAAAAATACTACCTAGGACAAGGGAAATCATAA
- a CDS encoding periplasmic-type flagellar collar protein FlbB, whose protein sequence is MASVTDSTRSFFLIVLIFFLIAIGFFVFDYFQVINAEDYLPFLKKQAGLVNQDLLSPTELEKLEMEKAKERLIADREELEQMKRELEEKSSSLHADKERLEELKEGIQRKEKEMADKLKKDNARAEKVKVLANKVANMPPESARDMLINWPDYDIIEVFEQMDRDAEEDGRQTITTYLLTLFPAERRSVISNKWLDAGARNVPNYGKSIDEDNDEP, encoded by the coding sequence ATGGCAAGTGTAACCGATAGCACAAGATCTTTCTTTTTAATCGTTCTCATTTTCTTTTTAATCGCAATCGGCTTTTTTGTTTTTGATTACTTCCAAGTCATCAATGCAGAAGACTATTTACCCTTTCTCAAAAAACAAGCAGGGCTTGTCAACCAAGACCTCCTCTCACCAACCGAGTTAGAAAAACTAGAGATGGAAAAAGCCAAAGAGAGACTGATTGCCGACCGCGAAGAACTGGAACAAATGAAACGCGAGTTAGAGGAAAAGTCATCTTCGCTTCATGCCGATAAAGAACGTTTGGAAGAACTCAAAGAAGGGATCCAACGTAAAGAAAAAGAAATGGCGGACAAGTTGAAAAAAGACAATGCTCGCGCCGAAAAAGTGAAGGTACTCGCAAACAAGGTAGCCAATATGCCACCGGAGTCGGCAAGAGATATGTTAATCAATTGGCCGGACTACGATATCATAGAAGTGTTTGAACAAATGGATAGAGATGCCGAAGAGGATGGTAGACAAACCATCACCACATACTTACTCACTCTTTTTCCTGCAGAAAGAAGGTCTGTGATCTCGAACAAGTGGTTGGATGCAGGAGCAAGGAACGTTCCCAATTACGGCAAAAGTATCGATGAAGATAATGACGAACCGTAA
- a CDS encoding guanylate kinase codes for MKANPNLYIISSVAGGGKSTIISALLAEYPDFYFSISCTTREPRPGDEEGKTYYFLSVPEFKKRIVDGEFYEWAEVHGNYYGTPKGPILAAIREHRVALLDLDVQGAKSVKKLRPESVTIFIEPPSREIWIERLIRRGTDSKTSVERRIENGIKELDEAPSFDYVVVNDRLEDAIEDVKSILFRKES; via the coding sequence TTGAAAGCAAATCCTAATTTGTATATTATTTCTTCTGTCGCCGGAGGTGGAAAGTCTACCATCATCTCTGCTTTACTTGCTGAGTATCCCGATTTCTATTTTTCCATTTCTTGCACCACAAGAGAACCAAGGCCTGGGGACGAGGAAGGCAAAACCTATTATTTTTTATCGGTTCCTGAGTTTAAAAAACGAATTGTCGATGGTGAGTTTTATGAATGGGCCGAAGTGCATGGTAATTATTATGGCACTCCCAAAGGTCCGATTCTTGCTGCCATCAGGGAACATCGGGTGGCACTTCTCGATTTGGATGTCCAAGGGGCCAAGTCTGTGAAGAAACTTCGGCCAGAGTCAGTGACTATTTTTATTGAACCACCGAGTAGAGAGATTTGGATTGAGCGTTTGATTCGCCGAGGAACCGATTCCAAAACGAGTGTGGAAAGGCGGATTGAAAACGGAATCAAAGAGCTGGATGAAGCACCAAGCTTTGATTATGTGGTTGTGAATGACCGACTAGAAGACGCCATTGAAGACGTCAAATCCATCCTCTTCAGAAAAGAATCCTAA
- a CDS encoding DUF370 domain-containing protein, whose translation MSSFPVLNVGFSNVVFVSKILTILQADSAGAKRLRSEAKSESRLIDATGGRKTRSVLVLDSGHILLSAIRPESLSKRLESGDNHFAEGEEESED comes from the coding sequence ATGTCTTCGTTTCCGGTACTCAATGTAGGTTTTTCGAACGTAGTATTTGTATCGAAAATTTTGACTATCCTCCAAGCTGACTCTGCAGGAGCCAAACGACTTCGTTCGGAAGCAAAGTCGGAAAGTAGGCTTATTGATGCCACTGGGGGACGAAAGACAAGATCCGTTCTCGTTTTAGATTCAGGACATATCCTTCTCTCTGCAATCCGACCAGAAAGTTTATCCAAACGGTTAGAATCCGGGGACAATCATTTTGCGGAAGGAGAAGAGGAGTCTGAAGATTGA
- a CDS encoding FapA family protein, whose amino-acid sequence MSLTEFLTEELKEFDRKEKEQVEVIADTIEECLAIASGHLGRKVHEIDYTVLKRGKKSLFFSEPYHIRASIIPDDMLLDELSLLDEHLTGGSGKLVSKDLKELVTPKNKDGRVTVKIYRTGVFITVYPPSGEGLAMSMADVSKKLSFRGVAGVDQNLINKILKDKKGEPVLISNQKPKAGNDSSCNVEIAQENMRAFVTVFPARPGGRDLEVSDIVAALKGMGVAHGLKEDDIRKALEEDIHNKPFIGAEGDFPVNGKNAEIKYYVRTEKKINFKEDQSGRVDYKDLDMIENVVVGQLLAEKIPAEKGKFGRNLFGMVLPAKDGLDTELKQGKGTILSEDKMRLTAEVNGQVLYAAGRLSVETVYRINGDVGVRTGNVTFLGSIIITGNVEDNYSVKAAGNIEIYGTVQKAIVEADGDIIVRQGVTGREEARIESTGGNIVAKFIQNATCITEKDIIVQEGILHSHLMAGGKVSCKGKRGQIVGGTIQAAQLISAKIIGSQANPQTDLIVGNNPKILKQIGEYEEKRKENQDKLDQLTKTLRTLKARKEADPASFTAEQDAHLQKLDAGTKKLEKRIAEAGKDIQTLTEYMDEQAASGRISVEKTIFPGVTIRIRNAEFKLRHETKAKTFYEEESQVRSAPYEDPDEQKNDWRKKRGRGKSKN is encoded by the coding sequence ATGTCTCTCACTGAATTTCTTACAGAGGAACTGAAAGAGTTCGACCGTAAGGAAAAAGAACAAGTGGAAGTCATTGCCGATACCATCGAAGAGTGTCTGGCAATCGCCTCCGGGCACTTAGGCCGCAAAGTTCATGAAATTGATTATACTGTTTTAAAAAGAGGAAAAAAATCTTTATTTTTTTCTGAACCCTATCATATCCGCGCCTCCATCATTCCTGATGATATGCTCTTAGATGAACTCAGCCTTTTAGATGAACACCTAACGGGCGGTAGTGGAAAGTTAGTATCTAAAGACTTAAAAGAACTCGTTACGCCAAAAAATAAAGATGGTCGGGTCACAGTTAAAATTTATAGAACCGGCGTATTTATTACTGTATATCCTCCTAGTGGGGAAGGCCTCGCCATGTCTATGGCTGATGTTTCTAAAAAACTTTCGTTTCGCGGTGTGGCGGGAGTTGACCAAAATTTAATTAACAAAATCCTCAAAGATAAAAAAGGGGAACCTGTTCTCATATCCAACCAGAAACCAAAAGCAGGAAATGATTCTAGTTGCAACGTTGAAATTGCACAGGAAAACATGAGAGCCTTTGTGACTGTGTTCCCTGCAAGACCCGGTGGTCGTGATTTGGAAGTATCAGACATCGTAGCAGCACTCAAAGGGATGGGTGTGGCACACGGACTCAAAGAAGATGATATACGTAAAGCTCTAGAGGAAGACATTCATAATAAACCTTTCATTGGGGCCGAGGGTGATTTCCCTGTGAATGGTAAAAATGCGGAAATCAAATACTATGTCCGTACGGAAAAGAAAATCAACTTCAAGGAAGACCAATCGGGTCGAGTCGATTACAAAGACTTAGATATGATTGAGAACGTGGTCGTTGGCCAACTACTTGCAGAAAAAATTCCCGCAGAAAAAGGAAAGTTTGGGCGCAATCTATTTGGGATGGTACTCCCGGCCAAAGATGGTTTGGATACCGAACTCAAACAAGGAAAAGGAACGATTCTTTCCGAAGACAAAATGCGTCTCACTGCCGAGGTCAACGGACAGGTGTTATATGCTGCTGGAAGGCTTTCTGTGGAAACGGTTTACCGTATCAATGGAGATGTGGGAGTTCGTACAGGAAATGTTACCTTCCTTGGTTCTATCATCATCACAGGAAACGTCGAAGATAATTATTCAGTGAAAGCTGCCGGTAACATTGAAATTTATGGAACCGTTCAAAAAGCCATAGTGGAAGCGGATGGAGACATCATCGTTCGCCAAGGGGTAACGGGAAGGGAAGAAGCAAGGATAGAATCTACCGGCGGAAACATTGTCGCCAAGTTCATCCAGAACGCTACTTGCATTACAGAAAAAGACATCATCGTCCAAGAAGGAATTTTACATTCACATCTGATGGCGGGTGGAAAGGTTTCCTGCAAAGGAAAACGGGGGCAAATTGTGGGGGGAACCATCCAAGCAGCCCAACTCATTTCTGCCAAAATCATCGGATCGCAAGCAAACCCTCAGACCGACCTCATCGTGGGAAACAATCCTAAGATCTTAAAACAGATTGGGGAATACGAAGAGAAACGAAAAGAAAACCAGGACAAACTGGACCAACTTACAAAAACCTTACGAACCCTCAAAGCAAGAAAAGAGGCCGATCCAGCGAGCTTTACTGCCGAGCAGGATGCCCATTTGCAGAAATTGGATGCGGGAACCAAAAAACTAGAAAAACGCATTGCTGAAGCAGGAAAGGACATCCAGACTCTTACCGAATATATGGACGAACAAGCTGCTAGTGGCCGTATATCAGTCGAGAAGACCATTTTCCCAGGTGTTACCATACGTATCCGCAATGCAGAGTTCAAACTCCGCCACGAGACCAAAGCCAAGACATTCTACGAAGAAGAGTCCCAGGTCCGCAGTGCCCCTTACGAAGATCCAGACGAACAGAAAAATGACTGGAGAAAAAAGAGAGGGCGTGGTAAGTCTAAGAATTAG
- the whiG gene encoding RNA polymerase sigma factor WhiG: protein MSRLLDKYNQFDETDLWKQYRVTKDAEIRSYLVEKYSPLVKHVAGRIAIGMPQNVEFEDLVSYGVFGLLDAIEKFDPSREIKFKTYAMTRIRGSIFDELRSVDWIPRSIRQKAKQLENIIAMLENKEGKKVEDEEIAKELGVSMEEYNSLLAKLSGTSLVSLNDIWFLGDENDEVSFMETLESPMNMNPDNIIEKEEIKNVIVEAIQSLPEKEKKVIVLYYYEDLTLKEIGEVLEVTESRISQLHTKAVARLRSKLSKVKSAIQKR from the coding sequence ATGTCAAGATTGCTAGACAAATACAATCAGTTTGATGAGACAGATCTTTGGAAACAATACCGCGTCACAAAGGATGCGGAGATCCGAAGTTACCTTGTTGAAAAATATTCCCCTCTCGTCAAACACGTGGCTGGGCGGATTGCCATTGGCATGCCTCAAAATGTCGAATTTGAAGACCTCGTAAGTTATGGCGTTTTTGGTCTGTTAGACGCCATTGAAAAATTCGACCCTTCTCGAGAAATTAAATTCAAAACCTATGCCATGACCCGAATTCGTGGGTCTATTTTTGACGAACTAAGAAGTGTGGACTGGATTCCTCGTTCTATCCGTCAAAAAGCAAAACAGTTGGAAAACATCATTGCCATGCTTGAGAACAAAGAAGGCAAAAAAGTGGAAGATGAAGAGATCGCAAAAGAACTCGGAGTCTCCATGGAAGAATACAACTCGTTACTTGCTAAACTTTCTGGAACCTCTCTTGTTTCTTTAAATGATATTTGGTTTCTCGGTGATGAGAACGATGAAGTTTCCTTTATGGAAACTTTAGAGTCTCCGATGAATATGAACCCGGACAATATCATCGAAAAAGAAGAAATCAAAAACGTAATCGTAGAAGCCATCCAATCGTTACCAGAAAAAGAAAAGAAAGTCATCGTTCTCTATTATTATGAAGACCTCACCTTAAAAGAAATAGGTGAAGTTTTAGAAGTTACGGAATCTCGGATTTCGCAGCTCCACACAAAAGCAGTCGCAAGACTTCGCAGCAAACTCTCTAAAGTAAAATCCGCGATCCAAAAAAGGTAA
- a CDS encoding MinD/ParA family protein: protein MDQAANLRKLTESGAGLKLVQPQDTVKKTKIIAVASGKGGVGKSTVSVNLAISIAKTGLKVLIFDGDLGLANVNVLLGIIPKYNLYHVVKGHKSLKDIVISTPEGVDIIAGASGYSQLANLNETQRNNLIKGFAELDRYDVMIIDTGAGISANVIGLVMPADEVIVVTTPEPTSITDSYGLIKSIVSQSKDKNLKIIVNRVRSAIEGKKVADRVIDISGQFLEVQVENLGFIFQDEEVEKSIREQKPFIIGAPRSKAAACLTRVTHTLLQTEGGYTDEEGLTGFFKKFFSFVDFKEKEMQEDMEEDN, encoded by the coding sequence ATGGACCAAGCTGCAAATCTTAGAAAGCTCACTGAATCTGGTGCTGGATTAAAACTTGTACAACCCCAGGATACAGTTAAAAAAACCAAAATCATTGCGGTAGCTTCCGGTAAAGGTGGAGTAGGGAAAAGTACTGTATCCGTAAACCTTGCGATCTCCATTGCAAAGACTGGCCTCAAAGTTTTGATCTTTGATGGTGACTTGGGTCTTGCGAACGTAAACGTACTTCTTGGTATCATTCCGAAATACAATTTATACCACGTGGTGAAAGGCCACAAATCTCTCAAAGACATCGTGATCTCCACGCCAGAAGGTGTGGACATCATTGCAGGTGCCTCTGGTTATTCCCAACTAGCCAACCTAAATGAAACACAAAGAAATAATTTGATCAAAGGATTTGCAGAGCTTGATCGTTATGATGTGATGATCATAGACACTGGTGCTGGGATTTCTGCCAATGTGATTGGCCTTGTGATGCCGGCCGATGAAGTGATTGTTGTCACTACCCCTGAACCTACCTCCATTACTGACTCTTATGGGCTCATCAAATCCATTGTCTCTCAATCCAAAGACAAAAATCTCAAAATCATTGTGAACCGTGTGCGTTCTGCGATTGAAGGGAAAAAAGTAGCCGACCGTGTCATCGATATCTCCGGTCAATTTTTAGAAGTGCAAGTAGAGAACTTAGGATTTATCTTCCAAGACGAAGAAGTAGAAAAGTCCATCAGGGAACAAAAACCATTCATCATTGGCGCTCCTCGTTCCAAGGCAGCAGCTTGCCTGACGAGAGTCACACATACCCTCTTACAAACTGAAGGCGGTTACACGGATGAGGAAGGACTCACCGGTTTCTTTAAAAAATTCTTTAGCTTTGTCGACTTCAAAGAGAAAGAAATGCAAGAGGATATGGAGGAAGACAACTAA